In Haliscomenobacter hydrossis DSM 1100, the DNA window GGCGCTGCGGAGTGGTGCCAACGACCGAGGATGGAGTTGTTTTGGGCGAAGAGTAAAATACTTTGCAGGAAGAAAATGAATACCAAGGTGGGTTTAGTCAATGGAGTGGTCATATTGAGTTGAGTTTTTTACAAACAACTGGATATTTTTATTTCACACAGATTTCACGCAGATTAAACCACAGATTTCACACAGATTTTTCTGCGTGAAATCTGTGAAAAAATCTGTGTAGCATCTGCGTGAAATGAAAATGTCTGGTCGTGTAGTTTTTTTTTACAAAACAACGTTCGTATATCTCCCAAAAATTGTGAATGCTAAAAATTTAAAAAACGCTTAATTTATCCGCTCAAAAACACCGCAACAAGACATGAAAGCCTTTTTCCAAAACATCTACGGGTACCAGCACCATTTCAATCATCAATTGATTGAACAGCTCGTCCTGCATCATCAGGTGCTGCCCGAACGTTGTATTCCCTTGTTTAGCCACGTACTCAACGCGCAAAAAATCTGGAATGCCCGGATTTTAGGGCTACCTTCTTCTGGGGTATTTGATGTACACCCCATCGAAACCATGCAAGCATTGGCCCTGCTCAATCATCAACACTCGCTGGAAATCATCGAAGGTTTTGACCTGAGTCAAAGCATCACGTACCGCAATACCCTGGGCGAAGAATACTCCAATACCATTCAGGACTTGTTGTTTCATGTCATCAACCACACGACCCACCATCGGGGGCAAATCATTTCCGATTTCCGTCAGGCTGGCATAGAGCCACTGAAGACCGATTATGTATTTTATGTGCGAAAGTAAACAGTTCATCGTCCCTGGTTTTTTATATTTCAAAAGCGACACTTTTTTAACACAAGGGGCACAAAGGAAAGCACAAGGGGCACAAGGGCGAGACTTTGACAAAGCGATGTGCTTGAGTTTTGGTTTCTATTCACCCTCATTTTGGGCATAACCCCCGTCAACATCATATCCTTGTGTTCCTTGTGCTCCCTTGGTGTCCTTTGTGCTTAAAAATTTTGTCGCTTTGGTCTTTTTAAAACCCCGGGACAACTCATGTCACTCCCGCTCCGTCGGCACCGCGCCAATTTTCCAGCCCTGCACCTTAGTAAACCGGCCTGGCTTGCTTTGTTTTTGCCCCGCTTGCTCCAGGGTAATCAGGTATTCTCCAGGACTTACTGAATTGGCCGGGCCTCGCCTCCCACGTACAGGAGCAGCGCTGAAATTCCAGACCAGCTCATTCAAACCCGCTTTGGGCAACAACTTCCAGGTTCGCACTGGTTTACCTTGCACATCCTGGATGCTTACCCTTAGCGAATCGCTGGTATTGCTGGTGAAATACCGGATGCTCAAACCATTGGGTTCATTCGGCGTGCGGATGTGGCGGTTGCCGTACAAGTGGTAATTGGCAAATTGTACCCCTTCGAGGCGCAATGGTTTGGGTTCGATGTTGAACAAATGAAAAGTAGCCTTGGCCATTTCGGGTTTGTATTCTTGCAAAGCGCTGACATCCGCCACAAAAACGCCCCGGCCATAAGTACCCACCACCAGATCGTTTTCACGAGGGTGTACCAACAGGTCGTGAACCGGTACACTGGCCGGCATGTTGCTTTGGAAATGTTGCCAGTTACTTCCAGCGTTTAGCGAGACATACACCCCTTTATCATTGCCGACGTAGAGCAAGTCAGGGTTTTTGGGATCTTCAAAAATAACATTGACGGGTTTATTGGGGAGTCCCTGCATGATGGGCGTCCAGGTCCGGCCAAAGTCCGTGGTTTTAAAAACGTAGGGCTTAAAATCATCGGCGCGAAAACCGGTTTTGCTCACATACGCCGTGCCGGGTTGATGGGCGGAAGCAAACACCCGGCTTACCCACAATTCTTTTGGGCCACCGATAGAGATCAGCTCCGCTGTGCACTCCGTCCAGCTTGCGCCGTGGTCTTTGCTGACCCATACCCTGCCATCGTCGGTACCTACCCAAATCACGCCCGCTTGCCGGGGCGATTCAGAAATGGTGGTGATGGTACAAAATTGGATATTGCCCTTGCCGTTGATGCGTTGCGGGTTATTCGTCGTCAAATCAGGACTAATTTCTTGCCAGGTATCGCCGCGATCCAGCGAGCGCAGTAAAACTTCCGCCCCGGTGTACACGATGGACGGATTGTGTGGAGAAAGCCGAATGGGTGGCGACCAGTTCCAGCGGTATGGTTTTTGGCTGCCGGGCCGACGTGGGGCGATGTTTTTGCGCTCACCCGTCCACTGATCGAGGCGGATGTGGTTGCCAAACTGCTCTTCGTTGTACACCCAGCGGTTGTTGCTGGGGTCGATTTGGTTGTACATGCCATCGCCACCACCTACGGGCACCCAGTTTTCGAGGGTAATTTCCCCCGACCAGGCATTACTGGGGCCTTTCCAGGAATCGTGGTCTTGCAACCCGGCGTAGATGTTGTAGGGCTCTTCCATGTCTACGCCAATGGCATAGATTTCCCCACCGGGAATGTTGTCGTAATAATCACAGGTTTTGCCGCCGTCGTAGCTGAGTTGCAAGCCACCGTCGCTACCCAATAGCATCCGCTGCGGATTGAATGGATCGATGTAAAAGGTGCGCACATCACCAAAGGCTTCGGGAAATATTTTGCTGGTGTCCGTCCATTCAATACCTTTCCAGGTTTTGCCGCCGTCGTAGCTGTGCTGGAGGTTGAGGCCCGTGACGTATACTTTTTGAGGGTCTTGGGGGTCTACGCGCAAGGTATTGAAGGAGTAGGCCGCTTTGCCGCCCACGTTGTCTTCCAGGCGGTTGGTTTTGCGCCAGCTCGCGCCAGCATCGTCGCTGCGGTACACTTCACCACCAATTTCCCGCTTTTGTGGACTTAGTCCGGCGGCACTATCCGCTTTGATTTCCGCAGGAAAGGGATCGCGGAGGTTGATGTTTTCGATGACCGCGTATACGACGTTCGGTTTGCCCCGGCACACATCCAAACCGATGCGCCCCAAATCGCCACCGGGCAGGCCCTGGCTGAGTTTTTTCCAGCTTTTACCCCCATCGGTCGTTTTATAAATGCCCGTTTCTTTCCCTCCGGTGATGAGTGTCCAGGGATAGCGGTATTTTTCGTAGGCGGCGGCGTAGATGATGTTGGGATTGGAGATGTCCATGGCCATGTCTACGATCCCCGTATTGTCGCTGATGAAGAGGGATTTTTGCCAGGTTTTGCCCCCGTCAATACTCTTGAACACCCCGCGTTCGGGATTGGGGCCAAAGAGGTGACCCATCGCTGCAACATAGACGGTATTGGGATCTTTGGGGTGGATCAGAATTTTGCCGATGTGCTGGCTTTCGGACAAGCCGCAGTGGGTCCAGGTTTTGCCGCCATCGCTGCTTTTGTGTACGCCGTTGCCGCTGTAGGAACTGCGGGCGTAATAGGAATCACCGGTACCCAGATAGACTACGTTGGCGTTGGACGGTGCCACAGCCACTGCGCCCAGGGAATGCACATCGGGGTGATTGAACACCGAAGTCCAGGTCGTACCGTTGTTGGACGACTTGTACAATCCGGCGTTGCGCGTAGCGACATAAATGGTATAGAGGTGTTCGGTTTGGGGTTGTTCGGGTACGGCCAAATCTACCACCCAACAACCAGGGCGAAAGGGGCCAATGTTGCGATAACTGAGCTTGTTCAACAGCTCAGTGGCCAGATCATTTTGGGCAAAAAGAGGAGTCAGGCCAAAGCAAGAGGCCAGGATGAGGGCTAAAAGACGCGGCATAGGTATGGTTTTTTCTCTGGAGCCTAAAGTAATCACTTTTATAGACTCTGAGTAAAAGTTTAGCACCTCGCCTACGGCGAGCCTATTTTTATTTTTTCTCCCGCAGATTGCGCAGATTTCCGCAGATTAATGTCCTTTTTGAAGAAAATCTGCGGAAATCTGCGCAATCTGCGGGAGACAATTCATAAGATTCACTCCGACGAAGTCGGGGTGCTAAACTTTTACGACGCCGAAAAGCACTCATCGTCCACAGCCGTTTCAGGGGGGCAGACAACAAAAAATGAATGACTAAGGACAAAGCGCTTAATCATTCATTTTGCATCAGAAATGCCAATTGAATATTTGAATTAGTTCCCCTGAGGACGGCGAGCCGGTTTTCTCCGCTGACCCGTAGCCTGGCCACTCGCCGGATCGCGAGGGCTGACAACGTTGCCGTCCTTGTCCTGGATCTCGAAATTCCCCAGCTTGTCTTGCTTAGCTTTCCGGCTGGTATTTCCTGGGCTATTCACGGTTGCAGTTTTGTCTATTGGTTTTTTGACCCACAACAATGAATCATCTCGCCAGCCAGAAGGCCTTGCGACTTTAGCCTTGGCTTTGGTGCGCTCTTGAGCAAATGTAACCGTGGCAAACAAAGTGAACATGCTGAGCAAAAACAGAATCTTTTTCATGTTTAATAGGATTTATGAGATTTACAATTCGATTGATTATTCGATTGAATACAATGCAAAGTTGCAGGAGAAAAAATAGCTGCACCTCACCTAAACAGGTGATTTTACCACTACTTTTATCAAAGTTAAATTTTTAAGGAAAGAGAATTGCACTTTTTTAGTCAAAAATCTCAAAATCAAGCTTTTGGAATGGATTCAACTGATGATTTTTTTGATGTGATCGTATTGGGGGTAGGTTCAATGGGCGCTTCCGCCTGTTTTCATTTGGCCAATCGTGGCCTCAAGGTACTGGGCATTGAACAATTCGATATCCCACATGACCAGGGCTCACACGCCGGGCAAAGCCGCATCATCCGCAAAGCCTATTTTGAACATCCTGATTATGTTCCTCTGCTGGAGCGGGCCTATCAAAACTGGCATGATTTGGAAGCCTTGACTGGTACTCAAATCTACCACGAAACCGGGCTTTTATACTGCGGTCCTCCTGAAAATGACATGATGCAGGGTGTGAAATTATCCGCAAAAACCTACGCTGTGCCACTCAATATGTTGAGCCAGGAACAACATCAAGCCCAATTCCCTCAAATCGCAATTCCAGCACATTATGAAGGGCTGCTGGAACCCGCAGCAGGGTTCATCCCGCCTGAACGAGCCATCTTGTTGTATACCAATCAGGCCATCCGGCAGGGGGCGGTCATCCAAACACAGGAAAAAGTATTGAGTTGGCACAAGCATCCAGGAGGTGATATTACCGTAATCAGCGAAAAGGGACGCTATCGAGCAGCAAAACTGGTCATTACTGCTGGCCCCTGGGCTGGCCATTTTATGCCCCAACTAGCCCCCAAACTACAGGTTACCCGGCAGGTACTGGCCTGGGTGATTCCTAAAAATCCGCAGCGTTTTGAACTGGGACAATTGCCTTGCTGGATGATTGTGGATGAAGTCAATCCCGGTATTTTGTACGGGTTCCCCATCATGCCCGTAGGACAATTCAATGGCCCAATTGGGTTCAAGGCGGGTTATCATGTGCCCGGACAGACAACTGATCCCAATCAGGTAAATCGAGGGGTAAGCAGCGCGGAGGCGCAAATGATCATTGAGGCCTTGCAGCGTTTTTTCCCGGAGGGCTATCGGTCCACCCATGTGCTCAAAACCTGCTTGTACACCTACACGCCCGATGAAAACTTTATCATCGATTTTTTACCCGAATTCGATCAAAAAGTGGCGATTGCCGCCGGATTCAGCGGGCATGGATTTAAGTTTGCTTCCGTAGTTGGTGAAATTTTAGCAGATTTGACGATTGATGGAAAAACCGCACTACCCATCGGTTTTCTCAACGCAGATAGATATGTTCGACCTTAACGTTTTAAAGCACCTTTTATGAAAAAAGTCCTTTTTCTGCTCTTCACTTTGTTGGTTTTAACGACCCAAAGTCAGGCTCAAAACCTCCTGCGCTACGTCAATCCATTGGTTGGCACCGATTCTGACTTTAGCCTCAGTACGGGCAACACCTACCCCGCCATTGCCCTGCCTTGGGGCATGAACTTCTGGACCCCGCAAACGGCTCCCAACGGCGACGGCTGGCAATACGCTTACGACGCCAACAAAATCCGGGGCTTCAAACAGACCCACCAGCCTTCGCCCTGGATCAACGATTACGGGGCTTTTTCGCTATTGCCAATGACGGGTAAAAACCCCGAAGTGCGCCACCTCAAACGAGGCTCCTGGTATTCGCACAAAACCGAAACGGCACAAGCCCACTACTATCAGGTGTACCTGGCCGACTATGACTGCTGGACGGAAATCACGCCCACCGAACGCGCCGCCCAAATGCGTTTCCGTTGGGGCCAAGAAGGTCCCAAATCGGTTTTGCTCGATGCTTTTGACATGGGCAGCATGGTCAAAATCATCCCCGCCGAACGCAAAATCATCGGCTACGCCAAAAACAACCACGGCGGGGTACCGGATAATTTTCGCAATTATTTCGTCGCCATTTTTGATCAGGATTTTGACCTGACCAATACGTTTAGCGATACCATTGTGCTGAAAGACCTGAGCGCCGAAGGTAAACACGTTGGCGCGCTGGTGCATTTCAAATCCGGCGTACGCACCGTGAATGTAAAATTGGCCTCCTCATTCATCAGTCACGAGCAAGCTGAACTGAACTTGCAGCGCGAGATCGGCGCGGATGCTTTTGAGGTGACCAAAGAAAAAGCGCGTTTGGCCTGGGAAAAAATCCTGGGTCGGGTACAAGTGCAAGGCGGTGCGGAAACCGACAAAATGAATTTTTACACGGCTTTGTACCGCGTCATGCTTTTCCCCCGCAAGTTTTTTGAGTTTGATGCCAAGGGGCAAATGGTGCATTACAGCCCCTACAACGGGCAGGTTTTGCCGGGCTATATGTTTACGGACAATGGTTTTTGGGATACCTTCCGGGCGGTATTTCCGCTATTTTCGGTGCTTTTCCCCGAACTTGATGGCCAGATCATGCAGGGCTTGGTCAATACCTACAAGGAAAGTGGCTGGTTGCCCGAATGGGCCAGTCCCGGTCACCGCGATTGTATGATTGGGTCAAATTCGGCCTCACTGGTTACCGAAGCTTGGCTCAAAGGAATTAGGGGATTTGACATTGAGACTTTGTATGAGGCTATGGTTAAAAACAGCCAGAGCGTTGGTCCCGTTGCCTCGGTTGGCCGCCTGGGTGCGGAACAATACAACCGCCTGGGCTACGTACCCTACAATGTGGGCATCAACGAAAATACCGCTCGTACGCTGGAGTATGCCTACGCGGATTACTGCATCTGGCAATTGGGTCAAAA includes these proteins:
- a CDS encoding DinB family protein; this encodes MKAFFQNIYGYQHHFNHQLIEQLVLHHQVLPERCIPLFSHVLNAQKIWNARILGLPSSGVFDVHPIETMQALALLNHQHSLEIIEGFDLSQSITYRNTLGEEYSNTIQDLLFHVINHTTHHRGQIISDFRQAGIEPLKTDYVFYVRK
- a CDS encoding WD40/YVTN/BNR-like repeat-containing protein, giving the protein MPRLLALILASCFGLTPLFAQNDLATELLNKLSYRNIGPFRPGCWVVDLAVPEQPQTEHLYTIYVATRNAGLYKSSNNGTTWTSVFNHPDVHSLGAVAVAPSNANVVYLGTGDSYYARSSYSGNGVHKSSDGGKTWTHCGLSESQHIGKILIHPKDPNTVYVAAMGHLFGPNPERGVFKSIDGGKTWQKSLFISDNTGIVDMAMDISNPNIIYAAAYEKYRYPWTLITGGKETGIYKTTDGGKSWKKLSQGLPGGDLGRIGLDVCRGKPNVVYAVIENINLRDPFPAEIKADSAAGLSPQKREIGGEVYRSDDAGASWRKTNRLEDNVGGKAAYSFNTLRVDPQDPQKVYVTGLNLQHSYDGGKTWKGIEWTDTSKIFPEAFGDVRTFYIDPFNPQRMLLGSDGGLQLSYDGGKTCDYYDNIPGGEIYAIGVDMEEPYNIYAGLQDHDSWKGPSNAWSGEITLENWVPVGGGDGMYNQIDPSNNRWVYNEEQFGNHIRLDQWTGERKNIAPRRPGSQKPYRWNWSPPIRLSPHNPSIVYTGAEVLLRSLDRGDTWQEISPDLTTNNPQRINGKGNIQFCTITTISESPRQAGVIWVGTDDGRVWVSKDHGASWTECTAELISIGGPKELWVSRVFASAHQPGTAYVSKTGFRADDFKPYVFKTTDFGRTWTPIMQGLPNKPVNVIFEDPKNPDLLYVGNDKGVYVSLNAGSNWQHFQSNMPASVPVHDLLVHPRENDLVVGTYGRGVFVADVSALQEYKPEMAKATFHLFNIEPKPLRLEGVQFANYHLYGNRHIRTPNEPNGLSIRYFTSNTSDSLRVSIQDVQGKPVRTWKLLPKAGLNELVWNFSAAPVRGRRGPANSVSPGEYLITLEQAGQKQSKPGRFTKVQGWKIGAVPTERE
- the solA gene encoding N-methyl-L-tryptophan oxidase, producing MDSTDDFFDVIVLGVGSMGASACFHLANRGLKVLGIEQFDIPHDQGSHAGQSRIIRKAYFEHPDYVPLLERAYQNWHDLEALTGTQIYHETGLLYCGPPENDMMQGVKLSAKTYAVPLNMLSQEQHQAQFPQIAIPAHYEGLLEPAAGFIPPERAILLYTNQAIRQGAVIQTQEKVLSWHKHPGGDITVISEKGRYRAAKLVITAGPWAGHFMPQLAPKLQVTRQVLAWVIPKNPQRFELGQLPCWMIVDEVNPGILYGFPIMPVGQFNGPIGFKAGYHVPGQTTDPNQVNRGVSSAEAQMIIEALQRFFPEGYRSTHVLKTCLYTYTPDENFIIDFLPEFDQKVAIAAGFSGHGFKFASVVGEILADLTIDGKTALPIGFLNADRYVRP
- a CDS encoding GH92 family glycosyl hydrolase, with protein sequence MKKVLFLLFTLLVLTTQSQAQNLLRYVNPLVGTDSDFSLSTGNTYPAIALPWGMNFWTPQTAPNGDGWQYAYDANKIRGFKQTHQPSPWINDYGAFSLLPMTGKNPEVRHLKRGSWYSHKTETAQAHYYQVYLADYDCWTEITPTERAAQMRFRWGQEGPKSVLLDAFDMGSMVKIIPAERKIIGYAKNNHGGVPDNFRNYFVAIFDQDFDLTNTFSDTIVLKDLSAEGKHVGALVHFKSGVRTVNVKLASSFISHEQAELNLQREIGADAFEVTKEKARLAWEKILGRVQVQGGAETDKMNFYTALYRVMLFPRKFFEFDAKGQMVHYSPYNGQVLPGYMFTDNGFWDTFRAVFPLFSVLFPELDGQIMQGLVNTYKESGWLPEWASPGHRDCMIGSNSASLVTEAWLKGIRGFDIETLYEAMVKNSQSVGPVASVGRLGAEQYNRLGYVPYNVGINENTARTLEYAYADYCIWQLGQKLGKPEAPTFAKRAQNWRNVFDKSSNFMRGRNADGSWQSPFRPDKWGDAFTEGSSWHYTWSVFHDPAGLAGAMGGKPQMAAKLDSIFSSAPTFDYSYYGFPIHEITEMLIMGMGQYAHGNQPIQHAVYLYNWVGQPWKAQMRARDIMKKLYQPTPDGLCGDEDNGQTSAWLVFSGMGFYPVCPATGEYALGSPLFQKITLKLENGKTFTIDAAGNSDQNIYIQSAKLNQQPFSKNFLSHQQIMQGGTLQLMMGAKPNTTRGVGVKDAPYSMSAQ